The DNA sequence CAGGCCGTAGGAGGACAGGATCGGGTTCAGCGGCTGGAAGAAGGTGGTTCCCCCGCTGGAGCAGTTGCCGGAGCCGCCCGAGGTCACGCCCTGGGCCTGGCTGCCGGAGATGTAGGAGCCGCCGGAGTCACCGGGCTCGGCGCACACCGTCGTACGGGTGACGCCGGAAATGGTGCCCTCGGGGTAGGTGACACTGGTGTTGTGCTGCTGGATGGTCCCGCAATGCCAGCCGGTGGTCGAGCCGGAACGGCATACCGAGGCCCCGACGGGTTGCAGCACCGAGCCGGTGACCTGCACGTTCGCGCCGCCGCTGCCCTTGACGTAGGGGGTGGACCTCCAGTTGGCGTTCGCCGCCACCCAGGCCATGTCGTTGCCGGGGAAGACGGAAGCCTGGAAGGAACCCTGGGCGACCTGGTTGAAGCCGCTGGTGCTGGTCCCGGCCCGCCCGCAGTGCCCGGCGGTGGCGAAGCCGTTCACCGTTCCCTTGGTGATCGGGAAGCCCACGGAACAGCGGCCGCTGCCGTTCATGTAGTACGCGTCCCCGCCGCGCAGGTCATACAGCGGGCGCGGGGCCTCGGCGGTACGGACCACCGTGACCAGTGCCGCGTCGGTTCCGGTGGCCGCCAGCAGGCCGGCCGCGGCCCCGGGCCGGGTCTCCTCGACGACCAGGGTGTTGCCGCGCGGGTCGACGTAGCGGACCGGGGTCCCGGCGGTGGCGGCCCGGTCCAGTACCGCCTTCGCGGTGTCCAGGTCGGCCAGGGAGCGGCTGACCAGCCTCGCCCGGGCCCCGGTGGCCCGTATCGAAGCGGTGTCGGCGGCCCGGGTGGTGGCCACGGTCAGGGTCCCCGCGTCGGCACCGTCCAGCCAGGCTCCGGCGAAGGCCGCGCCGAGGCGGGCCTGCAGCCGGGCTGCGGTGGCCCCCGCCTCGGCCTCGTGGGCCAGGCGGGCCTTGGCCTGCGTGGAGGTCAGGCCGAGGTCGCGCTGCATGGCGGTGAGCAGCTCGGGAGGAGCGTCGGCGGTGCGCAGGGTGGCGGAGGCCGACTTCTGCGGGCGCGCGGTGTCGGCGGGGTCCGAGGGGGCGGCGGTGGCAACGGCGCCGGTGGCGGCCAGCAGCAGCCCGGCGGCGGCCAGGGCGGTACACGCCGCGCGGGCGTGTCGCTTGAGCATGGGGGATCTCCTCGGTTCGGTGGGGGGTCAGCGACACCGTAGAAATCCGAACGCTCCTGCGGGAGATGCCGGTTGGCCCCTCCCCTGGTGTTATGGCCGCCCGAGCGGCGGGCGCCTCCGCCGGGCGGTTCACCACTCGACGCCTCGCCCATCCTCGCCTCGCCCATCCACACCTCACCGCTCTACGCCTCACCGCTCCCGGCCTCACCCCATCCCTTGCCTCGTCCGGTCTACGCCCGTTCCGCCAGTGCCGCGGCGACTGCGGCTGCGGATGATCGCGCGAGCGCCTCCGTGTGCGCGTTCCGGGCGTGCTCCAGCACCGCTGCCGCGCGGGCGGCTGCCCGCGCGGCCGGATGCCAGCCGAGCAGGTGCCTCCACACCAGCGGGCTCCCGGCGAGCGGGCGGGTCACCAGCCCGGGGGTCACGGGGAAGGTCGCCCGGCACAGCCCCACGGCCCGCCCGACCTGGACGAGGTGCACGCACGAAGCCGTGTCCGTCTCGTACACGCACGCCGGGGTGAACCCGGCGCGGACGCACGCCGCCGCGAAACAGTCCCCGAAGCATCCGTCGCCCGGTACGTCGGTCCAGGCCTCGGCGGCCAGCTCGGCCAGCTCGATCCACGGCCGCTGTGCCAGCGGGTGGTCCTCGGCCAGCATCACGTGCACCGGGTCCCGTGCCACCTCCCTCCACACCAGTCGCGCCGCCGGCTCCGGCGGGGCGCTCTCCCCGCACACCCCGACCAGGGCGAAGTCCAGCCTGCCGGCGGCCACTCCCCCGGCGACCTCCCGTTCCGACCACGAGGTGTACGTGGTCACCGGCACACCGGGCTCCTGCCTGATGATCCGGTCGACGAGCCCGCCCAGCAGCGGCCCGTGCGTCCCGCCGAGCCGGTAGCCGGCCGTGCCCTGCCGGGCGAAGCGCACCGCCTCCTCCTGGAGCTCGCACACGGCCGGCAGCACCACGCGGGCCCGTTCCAGCACCAGCTCCCCGAGCGCGGTGGCCCGTACGCCTTCCCGCCCACGGACGAAGAGCGGCCCGTCCAGCGCCCGCTCGATCCGCTTGAGCTGGGTGCTCAGAGCGGGCTGTGTGAGCCCCAGCACTGTGGCCGCGCGGGTCAGGCTGCCGGCGTCGGCGACGGCTCTGACGATCTTGAGGTGCCTCAACTCCAGATCCATGCTCCGAGCTTGGTCCAGACCTATGGATCTGCGCTACGGGTCTGCCGCATCCGGAATCGCGGGCACCCCTACGGGCCCGCACAGCGGCCCGACAGGATCGGGTGTCTGCCCTGCTCAGGAGGGTGCGATGCTTCATGCACGCCGGCAGTGAGCCGGCTCGGTGAAAGGTGGCGTCCCATGGCAGCAGGATTTTCGGAATGGAAAGTCAACCGCCAGTACGCGGCGAACGACCGTGTCGTTCATTTCGG is a window from the Streptomyces sp. NBC_01244 genome containing:
- a CDS encoding carbohydrate-binding protein; its protein translation is MLKRHARAACTALAAAGLLLAATGAVATAAPSDPADTARPQKSASATLRTADAPPELLTAMQRDLGLTSTQAKARLAHEAEAGATAARLQARLGAAFAGAWLDGADAGTLTVATTRAADTASIRATGARARLVSRSLADLDTAKAVLDRAATAGTPVRYVDPRGNTLVVEETRPGAAAGLLAATGTDAALVTVVRTAEAPRPLYDLRGGDAYYMNGSGRCSVGFPITKGTVNGFATAGHCGRAGTSTSGFNQVAQGSFQASVFPGNDMAWVAANANWRSTPYVKGSGGANVQVTGSVLQPVGASVCRSGSTTGWHCGTIQQHNTSVTYPEGTISGVTRTTVCAEPGDSGGSYISGSQAQGVTSGGSGNCSSGGTTFFQPLNPILSSYGLTLKVSGTDPGPGPGDPEPGGTWKAGSVYAAGATVTYGGASYRCIQGHQAQTGWEPPVVPALWQRL
- a CDS encoding LysR family transcriptional regulator, with product MDLELRHLKIVRAVADAGSLTRAATVLGLTQPALSTQLKRIERALDGPLFVRGREGVRATALGELVLERARVVLPAVCELQEEAVRFARQGTAGYRLGGTHGPLLGGLVDRIIRQEPGVPVTTYTSWSEREVAGGVAAGRLDFALVGVCGESAPPEPAARLVWREVARDPVHVMLAEDHPLAQRPWIELAELAAEAWTDVPGDGCFGDCFAAACVRAGFTPACVYETDTASCVHLVQVGRAVGLCRATFPVTPGLVTRPLAGSPLVWRHLLGWHPAARAAARAAAVLEHARNAHTEALARSSAAAVAAALAERA